The Populus alba chromosome 4, ASM523922v2, whole genome shotgun sequence genome contains a region encoding:
- the LOC118038870 gene encoding protein FAR1-RELATED SEQUENCE 5, with product MENEVLEFDIGLGSGADDDDDDDAVDIDIDDDLPSTPPHHLTTSHNSASTSATRIYLPEGDLSDLEPYEGMEFESEEAAKAFYNSYARRVGFSTRVSSSRRSRRDGAIIQRQFVCAKEGFRNLNEKRTKDREIKRPRVITRVGCKASLSVKMQDSGKWVVSSFVRGHNHELVPPDQVHCLRSHRQISGPAKTLIDTLQAAGMGPRRIMSALIKEYGGISKVGFTEVDCRNYMRNNRQRSMEGDIQLLLDYLRQMQSENPDFFYALQGDDGQFTGNVLWADPRARANYSYFGDTVTFDTTYRSNRYRLPFAPFTGVNHHGQPVLFGCAFILNETEASFVWLFQTWLTAMSGRHPLSITTDHDAVIRLAIMQVFPETRHRFCKWHIFKKCQEKLSHVLLKHPTFESEFHKCVNLTELIEEFESCWLSLVDRYELRDHEWLQTIYSDRRQWVPVYLRDAFFAEMSITQRSDSMNSYFDGYVNASTNLNHFFKLYERAIESRNEKEVKADYDTMNTNPVLKTPSPMEKQASGLYTRKLFVRFQEELVGTLTFMASKSEDDGESITYQVAKFGEDHKAYHVKFNVLEMKATCSCQMFEFSGLLCRHVLTVFRVTNVLTLPSRYILKRWTRNAKSNVILEERPTDVYTGYLESHTVRYNTLRHEAFKFVEEGSKSLETYNVAMGVLQEATTRVALATKNDGRAGDVNGRNKGDSASSGIRANYTSGNHLGISGQPLSEEDMDKKIQELRDELEYANRKCEVYRANLLSVLKDIEDHKLQLSIKVQSMKISLKGSI from the exons ATGGAAAACGAGGTACTTGAATTCGATATAGGTTTAGGAAGTGgagctgatgatgatgatgacgatgatgcTGTTGACATCGATATTGACGACGATTTGCCTTCCACTCCTCCCCATCATCTTACCACTTCTCACAATTCTGCTTCCACTTCTGCTACTCGAATTTACCTTCCTGAGGGTGACCTTTCGGATCTTGAACCTTATGAGGGCATGGAATTCGAGTCTGAAGAGGCTGCCAAGGCCTTCTACAATTCCTACGCTAGGCGTGTTGGCTTTAGCACCCGTGTCAGCTCTTCCCGCCGTTCCAGGCGTGATGGAGCTATTATTCAGAGACAATTTGTGTGTGCCAAAGAGGGCTTTAGGAATTTGAATGAGAAGCGTACCAAGGATAGAGAGATCAAGCGCCCCCGTGTTATCACTAGAGTTGGTTGCAAAGCTTCCTTGTCTGTCAAAATGCAGGATTCTGGCAAATGGGTTGTCTCCAGTTTTGTTAGGGGACATAATCATGAGTTGGTCCCTCCCGATCAGGTGCATTGCCTCCGTTCACACAGGCAAATATCTGGCCCTGCTAAGACCTTGATCGATACGTTGCAGGCTGCTGGAATGGGCCCTCGTAGGATTATGTCTGCCTTAATTAAGGAGTATGGTGGGATTAGCAAAGTTGGATTTACAGAGGTCGACTGCAGGAATTACATGAGGAACAATCGTCAGAGAAGCATGGAAGGAGACATCCAGCTCCTTTTGGATTATTTGAGGCAAATGCAAAGTGAGAACCCCGATTTCTTTTATGCACTCCAGGGGGATGACGGTCAGTTTACGGGCAACGTGCTGTGGGCTGATCCAAGAGCCAGGGCAAACTACAGTTATTTTGGTGACACTGTTACTTTTGACACCACCTACAGGTCCAACAGGTACCGCTTGCCCTTTGCGCCCTTCACTGGAGTGAACCATCATGGACAACCTGTTTTGTTCGGCTGTGCTTTCATATTGAATGAGACTGAAGCATCATTTGTTTGGCTGTTTCAGACGTGGCTTACAGCAATGTCTGGCCGTCATCCCCTGTCGATCACCACTGATCATGATGCAGTGATAAGATTGGCCATCATGCAGGTCTTCCCTGAGACCCGCCATCGGTTTTGCAAATGGCATATATTCAAGAAATGTCAGGAGAAGTTGTCCCATGTGTTACTCAAACATCCAACTTTTGAGTCAGAGTTTCATAAATGTGTTAACTTGACCGAGTTGATCGAAGAATTTGAATCCTGTTGGTTGTCACTTGTCGATAGATATGAACTTCGGGATCATGAGTGGCTTCAAACAATATATTCTGATCGCAGGCAGTGGGTCCCTGTGTATCTGCGGGATGCTTTTTTTGCTGAGATGTCTATAACCCAGCGAAGTGATAGCATGAACTCATACTTTGACGGTTACGTGAATGCTTCAACCAATCTGAACCATTTCTTTAAGCTGTATGAGAGAGCTATAGAGAGTCggaatgagaaagaagttaaagcAGATTATGATACAATGAACACAAACCCAGTTTTGAAGACCCCATCTCCAATGGAGAAACAAGCATCCGGGCTTTACACTAGAAAATTGTTCGTGAGATTTCAAGAGGAGCTAGTTGGGACGCTAACTTTCATGGCATCTAAATCAGAAGATGATGGGGAGAGCATTACATACCAAGTTGCTAAGTTTGGGGAAGATCATAAAGCTTACCATGTTAAATTCAATGTTTTGGAGATGAAGGCGACTTGTAGCTGCCAGATGTTTGAGTTTTCTGGTCTTCTATGCCGACATGTGTTGACGGTCTTTAGAGTGACCAATGTCCTTACTCTCCCATCTCGTTACATTTTGAAACGATGGACAAGAAATGCTAAGAGCAATGTCATATTGGAAGAACGCCCTACTGATGTATATACCGGCTATCTTGAATCTCATACTGTTCGGTATAATACCCTACGCCATGAGGCCTTCAAATTTGTAGAGGAAGGATCCAAGTCCCTAGAAACTTACAATGTGGCAATGGGTGTTCTGCAAGAGGCCACAACTAGAGTTGCACTAGCAACAAAGAATGATGGGAGAGCTGGTGATGTCAATGGCCGTAATAAAGGGGACTCCGCAAGCAGTGGAATTAGGGCTAATTATACCAGCGGGAATCATCTGGGGATCTCTGGCCAACCTTTGTCTGAG GAGGATATGGACAAGAAAATCCAAGAACTTAGAGATGAACTGGAGTACGCAAATCGAAAGTGCGAAGTCTACCGAGCTAACCTGCTTTCAGTTTTAAAAGACATTGAGGATCATAAGCTACAATTGTCAATTAAAGTACAGAGCATGAAGATTAGTCTGAAGGGCAGTATCTGA
- the LOC118038871 gene encoding protein FAR1-RELATED SEQUENCE 9, with amino-acid sequence MSGGRPRSLGGGGQHHVLDYLKRMQSENPAFFYATQPDTDHSPGGATIFWADATARMNYNYFGDTLVFDTSYRTHRYRVPFASFTGINHHGQPVLFGCALILNDSESSFIWLFQTWLRAMSGKQPLSITTDPDRFIQTAVSQILPETRHRYSKQGILRETQEKLAHIYRSHPMFETEFKKCINETETIDEFESSWQSLLQRYYVMDNEWLQSMYNARQQWVTVYLRDTFFGELSVTDGSGGLNSFFDGYVSASTTIQMLIKQYEKALASWHEKELKADYDTTNTTPVLKTPSPMEKQAAGLYTRRIFMKFQDELVETLANPATKIDDSGTITTYHVAKFGEEHKAHTVCFNSVEMKATCSCQMFEYSGIICRHILAVFRAKNVLTLPSQYVLKRWTTNAKSRAVLDEGASELPNDSRESLTVRYNNLRQEAIKYVEEGAKSIHIYNVAMDALQEAAKKVSDVKNQGSGGTQGGTLTNGSSQELHVAEDNTSATCQSVDEKQKKIRELTAELEGTNQRCEVYRANLLAVLKDMEEQKLKLSVKVQNARLSLKE; translated from the exons ATGAGTGGTGGCAGACCCAGGTCCCTCGGGGGTGGGGGTCAGCATCATGTCTtggattatttaaaaagaatgcaATCTGAGAATCCTGCTTTCTTTTATGCAACTCAACCCGACACCGATCACTCACCTGGAGGAGCAACCATATTCTGGGCTGATGCCACTGCCAGGATGAATTACAATTACTTTGGAGATACTCTTGTTTTCGATACTTCATACAGGACACACCGTTACAGGGTCCCGTTTGCCTCTTTCACGGGAATCAATCACCATGGCCAGCCTGTCTTGTTCGGCTGTGCTCTTATTCTCAATGACTCTGAGTCGTCTTTCATTTGGCTTTTCCAAACTTGGCTTCGCGCTATGTCCGGTAAACAGCCTCTCTCTATCACAACTGATCCAGATCGCTTCATTCAGACTGCTGTATCACAAATTCTTCCTGAGACTCGCCATCGGTATTCTAAGCAGGGCATACTAAGAGAAACCCAAGAAAAACTGGCTCATATTTATCGCTCTCATCCCATGTTTGAAACTGAATTTAAGAAGTGCATTAATGAGACTGAGACAATTGATGAGTTTGAATCATCTTGGCAATCCCTTCTGCAAAGATACTATGTCATGGACAATGAATGGCTTCAGTCGATGTACAATGCTCGACAGCAATGGGTCACGGTTTATTTGCGAGACACTTTTTTTGGAGAGCTGTCAGTAACTGATGGAAGTGGAGGTTTAAACTCGTTCTTTGATGGATATGTGAGTGCATCAACCACCATACAAATGCTGATCAAACAATACGAAAAGGCTTTAGCAAGTTGGCATGAAAAGGAACTAAAAGCAGACTATGACACTACTAACACTACACCAGTTCTAAAGACACCTTCTCCTATGGAAAAACAAGCTGCTGGCCTCTACACTAGAAGAATATTCATGAAATTCCAAGATGAATTAGTTGAGACCCTTGCTAATCCTGCAACGAAAATTGACGATTCAGGAACCATCACCACCTATCATGTGGCTAAGTTTGGGGAAGAGCACAAAGCACACACTGTTTGTTTCAATTCTGTTGAGATGAAAGCTACTTGCAGCTGCCAGATGTTTGAATATTCTGGGATCATTTGTCGGCACATATTAGCAGTTTTTAGAGCAAAAAATGTCCTCACACTTCCATCTCAATATGTATTGAAACGATGGACAACTAATGCCAAAAGCAGAGCTGTATTAGATGAAGGCGCTTCTGAATTGCCGAACGATTCTCGCGAGTCTTTAACTGTTCGCTATAACAACTTGCGCCAGGAAGCCATCAAATATGTTGAAGAAGGGGCAAAATCTATTCACATTTATAATGTGGCGATGGATGCTTTACAAGAAGCTGCTAAGAAAGTTTCTGATGTGAAGAATCAAGGCTCTGGAGGCACACAAGGTGGAACTCTGACAAATGGAAGTAGTCAAGAGCTTCATGTTGCTGAAGATAATACATCGGCAACATGTCAGTCTGTG GAtgagaagcaaaagaaaatccGTGAATTGACTGCTGAGTTGGAGGGTACCAACCAACGCTGTGAAGTGTACCGAGCAAACTTGCTAGCTGTTTTAAAAGATATGGAAGAACAGAAGTTAAAGCTTTCGGTGAAGGTGCAGAACGCAAGGCTGAGTTTGAAAGAATGA
- the LOC118038736 gene encoding protein VACUOLELESS GAMETOPHYTES encodes MKISDREISHPIHPQHKLKLEYTEIPFTCDGCKEAGIGLKYSCRQRCCNDQFDLHKVCAVAPPIINNSFYRECVFEFLLHPPGEEKRVCDACRNEVQGFVYHCKRCGFDLHPCCANLPQVLDDGEHNLYLCLKLSGACHRCGGKGPGWSYRSRCKTYNLHLSCVKELLVESWEAMYLKVDQNKVREIQTRIPSLKVILANHHGGATGGKVKKCCQMAGGAIRLIVSAILGDPTAIIAAVVGGFISK; translated from the coding sequence ATGAAGATTAGTGACAGAGAAATCAGCCATCCCATCCACCCACAACACAAGCTAAAACTTGAATACACAGAAATCCCATTCACTTGTGATGGTTGCAAGGAAGCTGGCATTGGTCTCAAATACAGTTGCCGCCAGAGATGTTGTAATGATCAATTTGACCTGCACAAGGTATGTGCTGTGGCGCCTCCTATCATCAACAATTCCTTTTACAGAGAATGCGTTTTCGAATTTCTACTTCACCCTCCAGGTGAGGAGAAGAGGGTTTGCGATGCATGTAGAAATGAAGTTCAAGGCTTTGTCTACCACTGCAAGCGATGTGGATTTGACCTCCATCCTTGTTGTGCAAACCTCCCTCAAGTTCTAGACGATGGCGAGCACAATCTTTACCTGTGTCTCAAGCTCTCCGGGGCATGTCATCGATGCGGGGGCAAGGGACCAGGGTGGTCTTACAGGTCTCGCTGCAAAACGTATAATCTTCATCTGTCATGTGTCAAGGAGTTGCTGGTGGAGAGCTGGGAAGCCATGTATCTCAAGGTGGATCAGAACAAGGTCAGAGAGATACAGACTAGGATCCCAAGCCTCAAGGTGATACTGGCAAACCATCATGGCGGAGCTACAGGTGGAAAGGTTAAGAAGTGCTGTCAGATGGCTGGTGGTGCCATTCGCCTTATTGTCTCAGCTATCCTGGGAGATCCTACAGCTATAATCGCTGCCGTCGTTGGGGGTTTCATATCCAAGTAA
- the LOC118038865 gene encoding probable L-type lectin-domain containing receptor kinase S.5: protein MAAQNPYSIIALLIIMLFNLAHLAFTDNMSSFTFERFVDDDHEKLLSFRGNSSIYLEALQLTPETPNDAHSWKQKNASGRIMYHKPFRFWIGDGGDGYRLASFNTTFVINIYRASDWEAGNGLAFLIAPNASIPEASYGQYLGLTNASTDGSTANHFVAIEFDTEKQDDIEDPDHNHIGFNINSIRSKNAIPLDKYNIILSPDPPGVNYTVWVDYNGTSKLMQVYMVKEGNQKPGEPLLNETIDLKEYLKQESYFGFAASTGDPQIELNCVLKWSLQINNQPDDENDEKWWKIGAGVCVSVVMIIFIFVVCGVVFVRRKRSKASLEEATEFGSYILKWLPGMPREFKYKELKKATSNFHESMKLGEGGFGIVYKGVLLLNDKADDGGTTTTTTTEIAVKKFSRDSIKSKDDFLAELTIIHHLRHKNLVRLVGWCYEKGKLLLVYDFMPNGSLEKHLQKGPEQDTLNWNRRYRILVGVASALHYLHNEYDKKVVHRDLKTSNILLDADFNSRLGDFGLARALENEKNSYNELGLGGVPGTMGYVAPECFHTGRATPESDVFGFGVVVLEVVCGKGPGTKIRHNQHLYSMVDWVWTLHRDGRILEAVDENLGNNFVHDEANRLLLLGLACSHPIDSERPKTETIIQIVSGTLPPPHVPPFKPAFTWPSMSTTDSTTGSLSSTTSSSRSYARTQSVIKLRRTSSSLQV from the exons ATGGCTGCCCAAAATCCATATTCGATCATCGCTCTCCTCATTATTATGTTATTCAACCTTGCACATCTAGCTTTCACAGACAACATGTCATCATTCACTTTTGAGAGATTTGTTGATGATGATCATGAGAAGCTCCTGAGTTTCAGAGGCAATTCATCCATCTATCTTGAAGCTCTACAACTTACTCCTGAGACCCCCAATGATGCTCATAGTTGGAAACAAAAAAATGCATCTGGCCGCATCATGTATCATAAACCTTTCAGGTTCTGGATCGGTGATGGTGGGGACGGGTACAGATTAGCCTCCTTCAACACCACCTTTGTCATTAACATTTACAGAGCAAGTGATTGGGAGGCTGGTAATGGCCTGGCTTTTCTTATTGCTCCAAATGCTAGCATACCCGAAGCAAGTTACGGGCAATATCTAGGCCTGACCAATGCCTCCACTGATGGTAGCACTGCAAACCACTTTGTGGCTATAGAGTTCGACACGGAAAAGCAAGATGACATCGAAGATCCAGATCATAACCATATCGGGTTCAATATCAACTCCATTCGGTCAAAAAATGCCATCCCTCTAGACAAATATAACATCATACTCTCTCCTGATCCACCAGGAGTTAACTACACTGTTTGGGTTGATTATAACGGCACCTCCAAATTGATGCAGGTGTACATGGTGAAAGAAGGAAATCAAAAGCCTGGAGAGCCTCTTTTGAACGAGACCATAGACCTCAAAGAGTACCTGAAACAAGAGTCCTACTTTGGTTTTGCCGCTTCCACTGGTGATCCACAGATTGAATTAAACTGTGTGCTGAAATGGAGCTTACAGATAAATAATCAACCCGATGACGAAAATGATGAGAAATGGTGGAAGATTGGTGCTGGGGTTTGTGTCTCAGTAGTGATGATAATCTTTATATTTGTGGTATGTGGAGTTGTTTTTGTGAGGAGAAAGAGATCAAAAGCAAGTCTAGAGGAGGCCACAGAGTTTGGTTCTTACATCTTGAAATGGTTGCCTGGGATGCCAAGAGAGTTCAAGTACAAGGAGTTGAAGAAGGCTACCAGCAATTTCCATGAAAGTATGAAGCTCGGGGAAGGAGGATTTGGGATCGTTTATAAAGGCGTCCTACTCCTCAATGATAAGGCTGATGATGGTGGTACTACTACAACTACAACTACTGAAATTGCTGTCAAGAAATTCTCCAGAGACAGCATAAAAAGCAAAGATGATTTCTTGGCCGAGCTAACCATCATTCATCATCTTCGCCACAAAAACCTCGTCCGCTTAGTGG GGTGGTGCTATGAGAAAGGGAAGCTTCTATTAGTATATGATTTTATGCCAAATGGAAGCCTGGAGAAACACCTACAGAAGGGTCCAGAGCAGGACACTCTAAATTGGAACCGTCGCTACAGGATACTTGTAGGGGTTGCATCGGCATTACATTACCTGCACAATGAGTATGACAAGAAAGTTGTCCACAGAGACCTCAAAACCAGCAATATCCTACTTGATGCAGACTTTAATTCCCGCCTAGGTGACTTTGGCCTTGCTCGAGCCTTGGAAAATGAGAAGAATTCATATAATGAACTTGGGCTAGGTGGAGTTCCAGGTACCATGGGTTATGTTGCTCCAGAATGTTTCCACACGGGCAGGGCTACCCCTGAATCTGACGTGTTTGGTTTTGGAGTGGTGGTTCTTGAGGTTGTGTGTGGTAAAGGTCCAGGGACAAAGATCCGTCACAACCAGCATCTTTATTCTATGGTTGATTGGGTCTGGACCTTACATCGTGATGGACGCATACTAGAAGCTGTAGATGAAAACCTCGGTAACAATTTTGTGCACGACGAGGCTAATAGACTTTTACTTCTGGGATTGGCTTGTTCTCATCCTATCGACAGTGAAAGGCCTAAAACAGAGACCATAATCCAGATCGTATCAGGAACTTTGCCACCGCCTCACGTACCTCCGTTCAAGCCTGCCTTCACTTGGCCTAGCATGAGCACCACTGACAGCACAACTGGTTCACTCTCCAGCACGACATCATCTTCTCGAAGTTACGCCAGAACACAAAGTGTAATCAAATTGCGGAGGACCTCGTCAAGTCTCCAAGTTTAG
- the LOC118038867 gene encoding transcription termination factor MTERF6, chloroplastic/mitochondrial isoform X1, which produces MSCFQADMEMVTAQNGNSSLLWFFRDRGFDDSTIHEMFRKCKRLQDTQRDRASENWAYLKTIGIQERKLPSIISKCPKILTLGLNEKLIPMVECLATLGSKPGEVASAITKFPHILSHSVEEKLCPLLAFFQAIGVPEKQLGRILLLNPRLVSYSIDSKLKEIVDFLASLGLTKDGMIGKVLVKHPFITGYSVEKRLRPTSEFLKSVGLTELDLRTVVMNFPEVLCRDVNKILKPNFAYLRRCGFNDRQVAALVTGYPPILIKSVKNSLEPRIKFLVEVMGRQIDEVVDYPNFFQHGLKKTLESRHKLLKQRKLDCSLSDMLGCNQKKFLMKYALLQGSA; this is translated from the exons ATGTCATGCTTTCAAG CCGATATGGAAATGGTCACAGCTCAAAATGGTAATAGCAGCCTCCTCTGGTTCTTCAGGGATAGAGGTTTTGATGACAGCACCATCCATGAAATGTTCCGAAAGTGCAAGCGCCTGCAAGACACCCAGAGGGATAGGGCATCTGAAAACTGGGCTTACCTGAAAACCATTGGCATCCAAGAGAGAAAGCTCCCTTCAATTATTTCAAAGTGTCCCAAAATACTTACTCTTGGTCTCAATGAGAAGCTCATCCCCATGGTTGAGTGTCTGGCTACCCTCGGTTCTAAACCTGGTGAAGTTGCTTCCGCCATCACCAAGTTCCCTCACATACTGTCTCATAGTGTTGAAGAGAAGCTCTGCCCCCTTTTGGCATTCTTTCAGGCAATAGGAGTCCCTGAAAAGCAACTCGGCAGGATTTTATTGCTCAACCCTAGGCTCGTCAGCTACAGCATTGATTCCAAGCTCAAagaaattgttgattttctCGCTTCTCTTGGCCTTACCAAAGATGGGATGATTGGTAAAGTCTTGGTGAAACACCCCTTTATAACAGGTTATAGCGTTGAAAAGAGGCTACGCCCCACTTCAGAGTTTCTCAAGTCAGTTGGACTGACAGAGCTGGATCTTCGAACAGTGGTCATGAACTTCCCTGAAGTTCTTTGTAGAGATGTCAACAAGATTCTGAAACCCAATTTTGCATATCTAAGGAGATGTGGATTTAATGATAGACAAGTAGCAGCTTTGGTGACTGGTTATCCCCCTATTTTGATCAAGAGTGTCAAGAATTCACTGGAACCTCGTATCAAGTTCTTGGTGGAAGTAATGGGAAGGCAAATAGATGAAGTTGTTGATTACCCCAACTTCTTTCAGCATGGTTTGAAGAAGACCTTGGAGTCAAGGCACAAACTTTTGAAACAGAGGAAACTAGATTGTAGCTTGAGCGATATGCTAGGTTGTAATCAAAAGAAGTTCCTGATGAAGTATGCCTTGCTTCAAGGATCTGCCTGa
- the LOC118038867 gene encoding transcription termination factor MTERF6, chloroplastic/mitochondrial isoform X2 → MEMVTAQNGNSSLLWFFRDRGFDDSTIHEMFRKCKRLQDTQRDRASENWAYLKTIGIQERKLPSIISKCPKILTLGLNEKLIPMVECLATLGSKPGEVASAITKFPHILSHSVEEKLCPLLAFFQAIGVPEKQLGRILLLNPRLVSYSIDSKLKEIVDFLASLGLTKDGMIGKVLVKHPFITGYSVEKRLRPTSEFLKSVGLTELDLRTVVMNFPEVLCRDVNKILKPNFAYLRRCGFNDRQVAALVTGYPPILIKSVKNSLEPRIKFLVEVMGRQIDEVVDYPNFFQHGLKKTLESRHKLLKQRKLDCSLSDMLGCNQKKFLMKYALLQGSA, encoded by the coding sequence ATGGAAATGGTCACAGCTCAAAATGGTAATAGCAGCCTCCTCTGGTTCTTCAGGGATAGAGGTTTTGATGACAGCACCATCCATGAAATGTTCCGAAAGTGCAAGCGCCTGCAAGACACCCAGAGGGATAGGGCATCTGAAAACTGGGCTTACCTGAAAACCATTGGCATCCAAGAGAGAAAGCTCCCTTCAATTATTTCAAAGTGTCCCAAAATACTTACTCTTGGTCTCAATGAGAAGCTCATCCCCATGGTTGAGTGTCTGGCTACCCTCGGTTCTAAACCTGGTGAAGTTGCTTCCGCCATCACCAAGTTCCCTCACATACTGTCTCATAGTGTTGAAGAGAAGCTCTGCCCCCTTTTGGCATTCTTTCAGGCAATAGGAGTCCCTGAAAAGCAACTCGGCAGGATTTTATTGCTCAACCCTAGGCTCGTCAGCTACAGCATTGATTCCAAGCTCAAagaaattgttgattttctCGCTTCTCTTGGCCTTACCAAAGATGGGATGATTGGTAAAGTCTTGGTGAAACACCCCTTTATAACAGGTTATAGCGTTGAAAAGAGGCTACGCCCCACTTCAGAGTTTCTCAAGTCAGTTGGACTGACAGAGCTGGATCTTCGAACAGTGGTCATGAACTTCCCTGAAGTTCTTTGTAGAGATGTCAACAAGATTCTGAAACCCAATTTTGCATATCTAAGGAGATGTGGATTTAATGATAGACAAGTAGCAGCTTTGGTGACTGGTTATCCCCCTATTTTGATCAAGAGTGTCAAGAATTCACTGGAACCTCGTATCAAGTTCTTGGTGGAAGTAATGGGAAGGCAAATAGATGAAGTTGTTGATTACCCCAACTTCTTTCAGCATGGTTTGAAGAAGACCTTGGAGTCAAGGCACAAACTTTTGAAACAGAGGAAACTAGATTGTAGCTTGAGCGATATGCTAGGTTGTAATCAAAAGAAGTTCCTGATGAAGTATGCCTTGCTTCAAGGATCTGCCTGa
- the LOC118038866 gene encoding uncharacterized protein, whose protein sequence is MASSSSSSQFRVLKLHSHSHISLSQILRRFSSSIKGSTAGAGFDFDDEKERRLQNQTPPDPIPNRPLRGERPNLSSNHSSSNRGGGGPNLNSDHSSSNRGGRGPNFNKNTNRPARPQPSHPPSTTSPFNLQPQTQTHDFNRISDDAFLDKFKLHPEHNNNVNKDAAAADTKAAAPPPPKNEQGSSASTSEPSQDAEQIFNKMKETGLIPNAVAMLDGLCKDGLVQEALKLFGTMREKGTIPEVVIYTAVVDGFCKAHKLDDAKRIFRKMQSNGITPNAFSYAVLIQGLSKCNLFDDAIDFCFEMLELGHSPNVTTFVGLIDGLCREKGVEEARTVIGTLRQKGFHVHDKAVRDFLDKNKPLSSSVWDAIFGKKPSHKPF, encoded by the coding sequence atggcatcatcatcatcatcatctcaaTTTCGAGTCTTGAAGCTACATTCTCACTCACACATCTCTCTGTCACAAATACTGCGTCGTTTCAGCAGCTCCATTAAAGGATCAACTGCTGGTGCTGGTTTCGATTTCGATGAtgaaaaagagaggagattgCAGAACCAGACCCCTCCGGATCCCATACCGAATAGGCCTTTAAGAGGTGAGAGACCTAACCTTAGCAGTAATCATAGCTCTAGCAATAGAGGAGGGGGAGGACCTAACCTTAACAGTGATCATAGCTCTAGCAATAGAGGAGGAAGAGGACCTAACTTTAACAAGAACACTAACAGACCCGCCCGCCCTCAACCATCTCACCCTCCCTCAACAACCTCTCCTTTTAATCTTCAGCCCCAGACCCAAACTCATGATTTTAATCGTATCTCTGATGATGCTTTTCTCGATAAATTCAAGCTTCATCCTGAACATAACAACAACGTCAACAAGGATGCTGCCGCTGCTGATACTAAGGCTgctgctcctcctcctcccaaAAATGAACAAGGAAGCAGCGCCTCCACTTCCGAGCCCTCACAGGATGCTGAACAAATCTTCAACAAGATGAAGGAAACTGGGCTCATCCCCAATGCTGTCGCCATGCTTGATGGCCTTTGCAAAGATGGCCTTGTTCAGGAAGCCTTGAAACTCTTTGGCACAATGCGCGAGAAAGGCACCATCCCTGAAGTTGTTATTTACACTGCTGTTGTTGATGGCTTTTGCAAAGCCCACAAGTTGGATGATGCCAAGAGGATTTTCAGGAAAATGCAGTCCAATGGCATCACTCCTAATGCTTTCAGCTACGCTGTATTGATCCAGGGACTCTCTAAATGTAACCTCTTTGACGATGCTATCGACTTCTGTTTTGAAATGCTGGAGCTTGGTCACTCTCCCAATGTTACCACCTTTGTTGGATTGATTGATGGCTTGTGTAGGGAAAAGGGAGTCGAAGAAGCCAGGACTGTTATTGGAACATTGCGCCAAAAGGGATTCCATGTTCATGACAAAGCCGTTAGAGACTTTTTGGACAAAAACAAACCACTTTCTTCCTCTGTTTGGGATGCTATTTTTGGGAAGAAACCTTCACACAAACCTTTTTGA